Proteins from one Papaver somniferum cultivar HN1 unplaced genomic scaffold, ASM357369v1 unplaced-scaffold_158, whole genome shotgun sequence genomic window:
- the LOC113337193 gene encoding zinc finger protein WIP2-like has translation MASSDTKYPLDQTVAFGLHIGLPSSPTTSTTTVDLISRVSPSCFTMSNSTSSGNSHEFMNTTKQQQQLGGVTVAATGYPTTATTTTNTDTNCVSGCRINKGEYWIPSPSQILIGPTQFSCPVCCKTFNRCNNIQVSHQKPTKTLKEITTELCPVA, from the exons ATGGCGTCCTCTGATACAAAATATCCTCTTGATCAAACTGTGGCCTTTGGCCTTCACATAGGTCTTCCTAGTAGTCCAACTACTAGCACCACTACTGTTGATCTGATCTCTAGGGTATCTCCTTCCTGTTTTACCATGAGTAACAGCACTAGTAGTGGTAATAGCCATGAGTTCATGAACACAactaagcagcagcagcaattagGTGGAGTAACAGTGGCAGCAACTGGCTATCCCACTACCGCTACCACTACTACTAATACCGATACTAATTGTGTTAGTGGTTGTAGAATCAACAAGGGGGAGTACTGGATCCCTTCCCCATCGCAGATTCTCATTGGTCCTACACAATTTTCATGTCCTGTTTGCTGCAAGACCTTCAACAGATGCAACAACATACAG GTTTCACATCAAAAGCCTACCAAAACCTTGAAAGAAATCACAACTGAACTCTGTCCGGTAGCTTAA